The sequence TTAGAGATTTTGAGTCCACTGAGCTGCGAAGTGATGAACCCAAGGTCGGAAACAGCGCAAGCATTGGTCTTTAGAGAAACTCTAATGGATGATGATGAGTCCGCTTTTGGAAAGGGAATTCGAGTGGAAGTGTTTCCAGAAAAGACTCCGAGAGTGGTGGAAGCAGCCATTGTTGAGGTTGGTAATGAGAAGAgagtggttgttgttgttggttaTCTCTCTGGTTTGAACTTTGAATTGAAGTAAGGTAAGTAAGTATGGCGTTTGGATAAGAAGGAAGaaacgaagaagaagaactgtATCATTTGAAAATGATATCGGTGAGgagaaaatttgataaaatatctatctttttttaaataaaaaataaattaaaagataaatataaatcccaatttgagtagaattatattaatgatataGATAAATATAGTGAACCGTAGGTGTTAAATGTTAattagagaaaagaaaaaagttattattatttgagaGTGTGTGTTGAAGTTAAGTAGTAATTAAGTATGGAAACAAAAAATGCATCTTTCAAAGAAATCTTGATGGTAACtaaaatcttcttcttcttcttcatcttctttcttctttaattCATTCGtgaattctttatttattagtgaaagagaattaattaattttaagagaGTGAAGTAATAAGTGAGATAAATTAAGTGTAACATACATACTCCGAAagcaataacaaaataaattaaagtaatAATTCTAGTTTTCTGTACAAATTAAGCTAATGACTTTATAATTACAAGCGAAAATGGatcgatcatatatatatatggctgCTTTGCTTATGCCTTGTATAGAAAACTAGATTGGAAAATTTCTTATTGATACAacttaaaatttgaattaattaattcaataactTGATTAAGCAAAATTATAATACTACCATTTTTGATTACTTattaatcttgttattttaagattttttattattattattattattattattattttttgacgaatgatacttcatttttttttgtttttttgattgaaaaatatatgatcaatttATTGAAAGAgagtaatttataaaaactaatatttttttcttcttcttttgataTAGGGAATTCCAAAGCAAACTACAATGGAAGAGAAAAGTTACTCTCAACAAGATCATATAATATGGGAAAGACAAGAAAATTTTAAGGTAACAAAAATTCTTTAAGATTTCTCTTGgaacattatttaaaataaatacaatactAATAATTTGTGCAAATGATGTCTTATAGTAACGTTTGGATTATTAGATTAATAATTACATAGaaaattctttttaaaatgaaattgtTGTGATTGTATTAAATTCATAACACAACTAGCTAGCTatgagattcatatatatatttttagctaTGTTATGTATATTTATGAATGAGTTTAAgagtatatgtataatttattaatGAATCTTTGTTAATGATCACAGGAACAAAATTTAAGTGAGTGGTCATCTCCACTAAAATTATTGAGTCAAGATAAAGAAGCATTGTTAAAAGTTCCAGTTTTATTTGCTTCCTTCGATCAAACGAGCCGATTAGCTTCTGGATACGGCGCTTGTTCCGTGATAGCAATACTCATTGCTCACTGGCTTCACTGCAACCCAAAATTAATCCCCACAAGGGTACAATTTGAATCCCTAATCCTGCAAGGCTCTTCTGAGTGGCGAGCACTCAGCAACGAATCCTCTTATTACCAGAACAAATTTTCTAACAATCACTTCGATATAGAGACTGTGATAAATGCTGGTATCAGACCAGTCTCTATTTGCACAGATAGGTCAGTTACGGGGATGTTCGGGGTTGAAAAAATTGCCTTGTTGAAAGATATGTTCTCTTTAGACAATATGTGGGAGAACATAACTAAGGATTTAACAACAGAGCCGAAAATTTTCGTCGTGGGTTGGAACGATCACTTCTTCGTCTTAAAACTAGAACTTCATGTTTGTTATATTATTGATTCATATGGAAGTAGACTATTTCGAGGGTGCAACCAAGCTTATATGCTTAAATTTGACAATTCAAGTGTAATTTACGGCACCGATCAACAAATTCTTTGCACGGGCAAAGATTGCTGCAAGGAATATATGAGAAAGTTTTTAAGTAGTAATATTGTTATGAAACTGGAGAAGGAATACAAGAGGGGATACATTCAATTACCTTATGTATATGAGAAGTTGCAGGTAGACATGAGCTATATGTGCTTAAATGCTCCATCTGCAGTATCATCTTCATCGTCGTCTTCCTATGATGGCCCATCTTCCCTTCAATTGTGATGATTCTTCTTTTCTTAGAGATGCTCATCCTCCTAATGAAGAGTAAATAAGAGTTGTGTGTTATGTAAATGTTCGGTTaatatgtaaatttatttattttattattttgtgtttatgtaaatatttaattaatatgtaaatttatatggaaatgtttaaataaattttaaatttaattatatgtgaggaattaaatttaattagtaaAACAAACAGTCTTCAATAGTGACTAATGTATATCATCACTTTAATCTAAAAAACTAAATCAAAGTATATGTAAATAAATCCTAGCAGTTTgccttataattataaataaattaagttttaTATGACCATGCCTTATAACGAAAGCCATATTATAACTCCAACGAATAAACATAGTAAAGTGTTTATCGATATTCAAATGCTATTTATTTAGCTAAATTAGtacactaaaaaaatttaataaacccAACATTTTCATTTTGAGTCTAGCTGCCTTAGTATGGTAAATAACCTCCAATAAAAATCAATGTTAAGATACAAATTCCAGTTTGTaaatcaaatggatgtaaaacaatacaacaaaaatatttacaacaaTTTACCTTAAGATCTTGATTAACAAACCAAGATTCTCTATTAGATTCGAAGACAAGCTCCCCTTGCTTTGATTGAGCTGAAATCCCTTCACCTATGAATCTTAACTCCCTTCAGATGAAACGGTCACTTCATTACAGAAGCTTGAACTTTTCAACAAAGGACCTAGTGCTATAACTGATCAGAGAGTGAAATGGAATGGTTATAAGGTCATTTCCTTAAgaatgaagctcttcaattcaCACCAGGTCAATTTATTCAAGGAAATTAATGGTTAGAAGAAACTGGGTCACCATTTTTTCTTGGATTAAAGAACTAGTTCAtcttatattttcaaataataaatacttgaaTAGATATATTCAGAGGATGAGAGGATGGTAGTGATTTAATCCTATCCCCACTTTGttgattataaaaaataataatttaaaaagaaaaacattttcCATTAATGTTTAGTTACATGTTTTTTTGTTTGATACAATTGTGTATTTGTAGGCTTATTGCCTGGTTTTAATCAATAATAGTATGCATTTACAGTACTGCATCCTTATCTTTTTAaatcattatatattattttacattaaattaattaattattaaaataaattatttgaaatttattagaaaaaatattttatacataattttttttaaaaaatatatatatgaaaataaaattaaaataagtattaaaattaactttgtgaaatgaaattaaaaaaaaaaattcagtaatttttaaaaattaaaaattattttgtacttaattttttatatattaatatgtagGGGCTTTTTGTTGTAAATAGAATTTTTCAAAAGGAAAATAGAAGTTAACTTTAGGAAATGCTTACCTATATATCAACCAATATAATTgagttaataataaaataaatagaaatttgCGGTAAAAGTTCTTAAAAATGTCATTTTGATGCAAATTAATCCCCAATTTTTAGAAATGGCGGCAATAGTCCCCAAGATCATACTTTTTATTTGTCCGTTAGTCCTAATTTTAACTGAGCCcttacttttttaaaattaccacgtgtcgaaatattattggcccaaattattattttaatttaaaaaattaaaaataatgtcttttttttttatttcttttcttcttcgtcttctttttctttttctcactGCCAGAAACAACCAACCACCAACCCCCAACCCCCAACCCCAAACTAGCACCACCACCACACCTGAATAGCCACGaccctttctcttcttcttctaaagACTTTCTTAGCCCTaccctttctcttctctttcccCTTCGTCTTCTTCCTTCTATGCCTGAACCTCCATAGCCACCGTGGTCAGAAACTGCTCTCATCCATCAACCACCTCCCCCTCTCTCTTTGTTCCTCCCTCTCGTTGCAAGAGGAAGGCCAGCGGACAATTAAGACCCTCTCCTCTCTTCTCTCTCGCTCTCAAACCCCTCCTCTCTCTCGTTCTCGCGCGACCCAGCCCTCTCTGCCCCGCTTGGTGACCCAAATCGgcaacccaaacccagatccgTTAACCTCCTCCTCCTCGACCACCATTAAAGCTCGAATAACCTCGACGGATTCATACTTCGGTAGATGCATGTTTGGGACTCGTCTTCAAGCTTGggagaaaaaaaatgaatagaGTGAAATcgggagaaagagagaggatgAAGGAGATGGAATTAGGGTTAGGGTTATTAGTTTTAGGTTatttaagaagaagaagaagaagaagaaactaaaacaaaaatagaggatataaagaaaaaaaaataaaaaaactagaaACATGTTAGGttgtttttagtattattttaggttaatttttagtgtatttttaatttagttctaCTCTTGTTTGGAGAAATTTTAcgctttttatcttttatttttggatattcaaaatagaagaagattagaaaatatcaaaggaataagataaataaaaaataaaaatatctcacaaaaaaaaatgatctataaaatagagaaaattatgCAAGAAAacaaagctgaaacttcaagcctgaattcgactataTCCTGATCATATTTTGAAAAAAgttaaaacataaaagttttagatttctcttttatttttccagaacatcttgaatcgtccaattttgagcaatatcgagagagttatgaccaaaatactatcagttaATGTAGTAGAAAACTCACTACCCAAATAAAGGGGGTCATACCTAGGCATGAAAATCCCATGTTGCGGCCCGCCCCTTCTAATCCTAAGCAGAATAGGTTTTTTTTAgcgttttttttatcttttttttttttttatctttttttggtTATAAAAGAAGTGGACTTCAATAGTTTTCAACAAGCAATCAAGGAGTACAAAATTTGGAGAGCAAAATTGACCGCGAAGGTTTTTTCAACGGAGTTTTCAGCATTAtcttcttctctattttcttctcttttttaaaattaatatgtgtGAATTTGCTACAATGAACaaacatgagtagctaaacagTTCATTAGGGTCTAGATGGAGATTGTTTGATATTGATTTgtagttttaatatgatttattttccctcaatttctatgtattatatttcattcgtacttgtttatttttgttaGTAAATCAGCATTGggtaagaaaaatttcaaaaaatctcTCATAGCCTACATACTTCCAAAAGAAAATAAGTTGTTCATTCTTATGAAAAGAGAAAATTAAAACGTTCCAAATTGATCATTAAAGATTCAAACTCTTATTTTGAACTTGAAGATGAAGATTTTGAGATACCCAAAGTACTGAAAGTATTTATGCTGTTTTTCAATTATTtcagggttttttttttctttttttcttttttgctatTGAAGAAGTAAAAgcagagaagaaaaagaaagaggaaCAGAGTATGTTTATCAACAAAGAATTGGAAAAACTCCGTCAATTGTATTACAGAAACAATTGTTTATATACACAAAGATTACAGGCAAAACCAACTTAACAGAAAAGTAACAGAAAACTGACAGAAAACAAACTAACTTTAACCAACATCAGTTAGTTGGTTATCATAAATGTTCTGGgttttgcttattttttttgttgtgttgTTGTTTTATATTTAGTTCTAGCTATGACTGAACCGATTGCATTTATTACATGTTGATTTTCGGTTGTAAACAGTTATGATCCTCTAAAACTCCATTCTTTCGTCCTGTACTTCTTGCAGAAGCTGCTCAATCTTGCAAAGTTATTTTAGACACTGTAGAGTTGCTGCTGCCAACAACAATGGAAAGCAAAGAAAGATGTTCTACTCTAGCTTTATGTTACTATGGGGAAGGGAAAGACATGATTGCTTTCAATCTTTTAAAGAACATATTGAATAATCGAGAAAACAAAGACTGTCTACTGGAGTTATTAATGGCTTCATAAGTATGTCAAATTAGCCAAATCTCGTTCGGTTGTTTCAGATACTGACAGGGCTGTGTTGCAATCGAAAGCACTTCAGGCATTGGAAACTGCTGAGAGAACAATGAGTGAAAATAATCCTTATGTTGTGTTTCATCTTTGTATTGAAAATGCTGAGCAAAGAAAGTTAGATAGCGCGCTTTATTATGCAAAGCAGCTACTAAAACTCGAGGCGGGGTCTAATGTTAAAGGTAAAAAACCGTCAAGGCAGCAGCATCATAGTTTTCGAAGATCAATCCCGGCTTTCTTGGCAACAGCATCAAGACCATTCTTCTCAATGGTCTTCAATGCTTTCGTTGACAAACGAAGCTTCACGAAACGCTTCCCTGCCTCCCACCAAACCCTTTTGTACTGTAAGTTTACAAACTGCAACTTCTTTGTCTTGTGGTTTGAGAAAGAGACTTTGTTTCCTCTGTTCGCCTTTTTTCCAGTGAAGGGACAAATTCTACCTGAAAAATATAGCAAACTGTGAGCAAACTGCGACAGAAGCAACCGAAAAAGAAAGGGGAGGCAAGGAAATTTCCTAGTAATAATGGATTACATTATTGGCTTTAAGATAGTTTAGAAACTCAGTATGAAAATAAACAAAACAGAAGTAACAAAACAAGGGCAAGGTGAGTGCTTTATGGTAATAGAATGATGTTGTACATAAGTTTTAGGAAAGATAATAGAATGTCAAACTTGAAAATAAAAAGGCAAATGAAAAGGAAAAAGGACAATACAGACTCAATCCAAGCTAACAGAAACAGAAACACTTGAGCTGTTAGGCAGAAAATACAACTGGGAAAGCGTATTTCAGTTCAATTACTACATCAGACAAACCCAAGTACTGTATTTCAGTTCTATTGACACTACAAGTTTTGACATAAAAACACTTAATGCATAAGAAGAATAACCAAGGGAACACATTGTAAGCACCTTTCCACCAACActtttgtaagaaaaaaaaaaatcaaccttTACTTCAATCCCAATGCCTAACACAAATGAACATAACAATTCTCAACCATTTTAACACACTGGACTTTAAATTCAAGAGCCAAACTTTATGAAGTTACAAGAAGTCACACCATGAAAAACTTATATGAGAGAGTCCTTTCCACGACACTTAAAAAAAAGAGCAAGTTTATTCTCTAAAAAGTTTCTCCAACCATACCAAATGCAACAAGATAAAGTAGGATTGATAAACACATCCTTGGATATAAGACCCTTCaattcaatataaatatatatatatatatatatatatatatatatgtacaaagTATATTTTGTGGATAAATACATCCTTGGATATAAGAccctataatttttaaatattgttttgATGAAAGAGCTACATTAAGCTAATTGGTACCAAAGTAATTATTTagcacaataaataaataaaattacaaagcaTTATAACAAAACCTTTCTGTTTGGTTCCCGGGAAATTTAGGGaggaaaaaaaagaataagagGAAAATAGCAATAAATTTTAGGCATTTAAACATAACCCAGAAATTCTTATGTCGGAAAAAACAAGAGCTGAAGAGCAAGAAAGTGAAACAAAGAAAGGAGAAAACCGTACGGGCAACAGGTTGAAGAGCAGGAGAGAATTTGGTGAAGATGGGTCGGGCAGGTTGAATGGAGACAACTTTAGAGATTTTGAGTCCACTGAGCTGCGAAGTGATGAACCCAAGGTCGGAAACAGCGCAAGCATTGGTCTTTAGAGAAACTCTAATGGATGATGATGAGTCCGCTTTTGGAAAGGGAATTCGAGTGGAAGTGTTTGCAGAAAAGAGTCCGAGAGTGGTGGAAGCAGCCATTGTTGAGGTTGGTAATGAGAAGAGAGTGGTTGTGGTTGTTGGTTATCTCTCTGTCTCTGGTTTGAATTGAAGTAAGGTGGTAAGTAAGTATGGCGTTTGGATAAGaaggaagaagacgaagaagaagaagaactctATCAATATGGGCTCCTCTCAATTCTAAGGCCCATTTTAAATCACTTTTATTACATAAATACCCAATAAATTCAAAgtttacaaaattaaattatgatagtttaaaataattaattttattaaataaaaaaaatcattttcggtgaaatatctatcttttttttaaataaaaataaattaaaagttaaCTATAAATCCTAATTTGAGTAGAATTATACTAATcatatggtatatatatataagccgTAAGGTTGTTAAGTGTTAattagagaaaagaaaaaaattattattatttgaattttgaGTGTGTGTTGAAGTTGAAGTAGTAATTAAGTATGGAAACAAAAAAGGCATCCTTCAGAGAAATCTTGATGGTAACTAAAATCTTCCtctattcttcttcttcatcttctttcttctttaatCGATCATTCAtgaattctttatttattagtgaaagaaaattaattaactttaaGAGAGTGAAGTAATGAGTGAGATAAATTAAGTATAACATACATACTCCGAAagcaataacaaaataaaccaaagtaATAATTCTAGTTTTCTGTACAAATTAAGCTAATGACTTTATAATTACAAGCGAAAATGgattgatcatatatatatatagctgcTTTGTTTATGCCTTGTACAAAAGACTAGATTGGAAAATTTCTTATTGATACAacttaaaatttgaattaattaatttaataacttgATTAAGCAAAATTATAACACTACCATTTTTGATTACTTattaatcttgttattttaagatttattattattattattattatttgacgaatgacacttcattttttttgtttttttgattgaaaaatatatgatcaattcATTGAAAGAgagtaatttataaaaactaatatttttttcttcttcttttgataTAGGGAATTCCATCAAACCAACTAAAGCAAACTACAATAGAAGAGAAAAGTTACTCTCAACAAGATCATATAATATGGGAAAGACAAGAAAATTTTAAGGTAACAAAAATTCTCTAAAATTTCTCTTGgaacattatttaaaataaatacaatactAATAATTTGTGCAAATCATGTCTTATAGTAACGTTTGGATTATTAGATTAATAATTACATAGaaaattctttttaaaatgaaattgttgttattgtattaaatttataaCACAACTAGCTAGCTAtgagattcatatatatttttttaactatgTTATGTATATTTATGAATGAGTTTTAgagtatatgtataatttattaatGAATCTTTGTTAATGATCACAGGAACAAAACTTAAGTGAGTGGTCATCTCCACTAAAATTATTGAGTCAAGATAAAGAAGCATTGTTAAAAGTTCCAGTTTTATTTGCTTCCTTCGATCAAACGAGCCGATTAGCTTCTGGATACGGCGCTTGTTCCGTGATAGCAATACTCATTGCTCACTGGCTTCACTGCAACCCAAAATTAATCCCCACAAGGGTACAATTTGAATCCCTAATCCTGCAAGGCTCTTCTGAGTGGCGAGCACTCAGCAACGAATCCTCTTATTACCAGAACAAATTTTCTAACAATCACTTCGATATAGAGACTGTGATAAATGCTGGTATCAGACCAGTCTCTATTTGCACAGATAGGTCAGTTACGGGGATGTTCGGGGTTGAAAAATTCGCCTTGTTGAAAGATATGTTCTCTTTAGACAATATGTGGGAGAACATAACTAAGGATTTAACAATAGAGCCGAAAATTTTCGTCGTGGGTTGGAACGATCACTTCTTTGTCTTAAGACTAGAACTTCATGTTTGTTATATTATTGATTCATATGGAAGTAGACTATTTAGAGGGTGCAACCAAGCTTATATGCTTAAATTTGACGATTCAAGTGTAATTTATGGCACCGATCAACAAATTCTTTGCACGGGCAAAGATTGCTGCAAGGAATATATGAGAAAGTTTTTAAGTAGTAATATTGTTATGAAACTGGAGAAGGAATACAAGAGGGGATACATTCAATTACCTTATCTATATGAGAAGTTGCAAGTAGACATGAGTTATATGTGCTTAAATGCTCCATCGCCGGTATCATCTTCATCGACGTCTTCCTATGATGCTCCATCTTTCCTTCAATTGTGATGATTCTTCTTTTATTAGTGATGCTCATCTTCCCTTCAATTGTGTGTTATGTAAATGTTCGGTTaatatgtaaatttatttattttattattttgtgtttatgcaaatatttaattaatatgtaaatttatatggaaatgtttaaataaattttaaatttaattatatgtgaggaattaaatttaattagtacTACAAACAGTCTTCAATAGAGACTAATGTATATCATCACTttaatctaaaaaaataaatcaaagtaTATGTAAATAAATCCTAGCAGTTTgccttataattataaataaattaagttttaTATGACCATGCCTTATAACGAAAGCCATATTATAACTCCAAGGAATAAACATAGTAAAGTGTTTATCGATATTTAAATGCTATTTATTTAGCTAAATTAGtacactaaaaaaatttaataaacccAACATTTTCATTTTGAGTCTAGCTGCCTTAGTATGGTAAATAACCTCCAATAAAAATCAATGTTGAGATACAAATTCCAGTTTGTaaatcaaatggatgtaaaacaatacaacaaaaatatttacaacaaTTTACCTTAAGATCTTGATTaacaaaccaagattctccatTAGATTCGAAGACAAGCTCCCCTTACTTTGATTGAGCTGAAATCCCTTCACCTATGAATCTTAACTCCCTTCAAATGAAACTACCTCCATTATCATTTCATCACAGAAGCTTGAACTTTTCAACAAAGGATGACAAGTATCATTCCACAAAACTTCTTCCAGATGGACATATTAGCTGTCCGGGAACAACTTTCAGGAAACATATAACTTTCCAAGAATAACTTTTAGAGACCTTTTTATTTAGAGAAACTATTCCAcaatctattttattatattatctctattcttctttttcttccttcttctttaattCATTCATGATTTCTTCATCTATTATTAAAAGagaaataaaagtataaaaataaataaatgctcCATACACTTAATTTATATAGGaggatttacaaaaatattagaattttgGGTAAGTTTCACAAAAATATTGccacataatattttttttacaaatatattgtcctagaatttttttatttcttttatactgtgtaTACCCCAAAACACATACGAAGCATCCATCTTCAACACCTACGAACTGAACCACCAAAGCAACACCAGAATAGTCAGAAAACAACTATTTTTTCAGTAAGAacgtaaatatttaaaattttaacccaacaacaataacataaaaaattactaaaataactgTAAAAGAacattaaaaatacaaaacaaaataaccaaataaaatcacaaaaaaatacTATACTTCAATAACTCTTTTGCCAGTGTGAACTATCATAACATGATCACGAGAGGAAACCTTCACCTTAGAAAAATTCCTTACCCTAAatacattataaaaaaaaaatagaataaccaAAACAGCcgttaaaaaatatgaaaatcaaGTTTATAATACTGAACACCAAATAGCacatacaaaataacaaaacatataTTTAACAAAATCAGAGAGTAATGAACCAAATTCTAAAATGATATTTGAGACTCAATAtgcacaacaaaaaaaattaaatttgaaaaagaagtTTAAGAAgctgaagaaaattttaaggaTGATAGATATGAGAAGAGTAAGAACTAATAGTaaccataattaaaaaaaatgtggatcAATCTTTCAaataaatgaagaaaaagaaaactaatgaaaaaaaacttaagaagaaaaagaaaattttaaagttaatgaaGATGAGAAAATGAGTAAGTTAATAGGACACTCCATTAAAGGTTGATCCTCTATTAGttgatgagttttatttaaattattggttataaataaattaataatataaaatagtaagAATAAGCATCCTCCAATTTGTGGTTTAATGTTTTTGTTTCAATAGTCTATATGAtacaataaataacagtatataGTTCACTAGATCCTTATCTTTAATCATTACTTCTAAAATCATTAACTAACGCAAAATCCAAAGATGTTTATGTCAAAATAAGGACACGTG is a genomic window of Cannabis sativa cultivar Pink pepper isolate KNU-18-1 chromosome 9, ASM2916894v1, whole genome shotgun sequence containing:
- the LOC133031025 gene encoding uncharacterized protein LOC133031025; protein product: MDDDESAFGKGIRVEVFPEKTPRVVEAAIVEGIPKQTTMEEKSYSQQDHIIWERQENFKEQNLSEWSSPLKLLSQDKEALLKVPVLFASFDQTSRLASGYGACSVIAILIAHWLHCNPKLIPTRVQFESLILQGSSEWRALSNESSYYQNKFSNNHFDIETVINAGIRPVSICTDRSVTGMFGVEKIALLKDMFSLDNMWENITKDLTTEPKIFVVGWNDHFFVLKLELHVCYIIDSYGSRLFRGCNQAYMLKFDNSSVIYGTDQQILCTGKDCCKEYMRKFLSSNIVMKLEKEYKRGYIQLPYVYEKLQVDMSYMCLNAPSAVSSSSSSSYDGPSSLQL
- the LOC133030923 gene encoding large ribosomal subunit protein bL28c-like; its protein translation is MAASTTLGLFSANTSTRIPFPKADSSSSIRVSLKTNACAVSDLGFITSQLSGLKISKVVSIQPARPIFTKFSPALQPVARRICPFTGKKANRGNKVSFSNHKTKKLQFVNLQYKRVWWEAGKRFVKLRLSTKALKTIEKNGLDAVAKKAGIDLRKL
- the LOC133031026 gene encoding uncharacterized protein LOC133031026 — encoded protein: METKKASFREILMGIPSNQLKQTTIEEKSYSQQDHIIWERQENFKEQNLSEWSSPLKLLSQDKEALLKVPVLFASFDQTSRLASGYGACSVIAILIAHWLHCNPKLIPTRVQFESLILQGSSEWRALSNESSYYQNKFSNNHFDIETVINAGIRPVSICTDRSVTGMFGVEKFALLKDMFSLDNMWENITKDLTIEPKIFVVGWNDHFFVLRLELHVCYIIDSYGSRLFRGCNQAYMLKFDDSSVIYGTDQQILCTGKDCCKEYMRKFLSSNIVMKLEKEYKRGYIQLPYLYEKLQVDMSYMCLNAPSPVSSSSTSSYDAPSFLQL